A portion of the Candidatus Nitrosotenuis aquarius genome contains these proteins:
- the ilvD gene encoding dihydroxy-acid dehydratase encodes MEISSRNVVSGTARAPHRAMYKAMGLTDNDLDKPFIGVCHTGNEATPCNIHLPRLAIRAKQGVSDAGFTPREFSTIAVSDGIAMGHEGMKSSLVSREIIADSIEIMVRAHQYDGFVGIAGCDKSLPGTMMAMARLNLPSIFVYGGTIMPGMLNGQQLTVQDVYEAVGAYDAGKLTLESLKNIENYACPTAGSCGGMFTANTMASISEALGIALPGSASPPAEDERREKMVYDTGVACVQALKNNIRPRDILTFEAFENAITILNAIGGSTNAILHLLAISHEAKVKLTYEDFERIRRKVPHVADLKPGGMYVMNDLDKVGGVPLMLKKLLDRKLLHENVLTITGKTMKQNLDSIVLPPSNDDIVKPMANPLHNTGTAVILKGSLAPDGAVVKMSGVKITKFTGKAKCFDREELAFDAVSQNEIKEGDVVVIRYEGPKGGPGMREMLAVTAALVGQGLGEKVAMVTDGRFSGATRGFMIGHVAPEAFVGGNIALVQDGDEITIDTETNTIDLHISSDEMENRRKAWKPRKPNYESGALAKYASLVGSAAQGAVTSPVW; translated from the coding sequence ATGGAGATTTCAAGTCGAAACGTAGTGTCTGGAACCGCGCGAGCCCCGCATCGTGCAATGTACAAGGCAATGGGTTTGACTGATAATGATCTGGATAAACCGTTTATTGGCGTATGCCATACTGGAAATGAGGCAACGCCATGCAACATTCACCTGCCAAGACTGGCAATTAGGGCAAAGCAAGGAGTATCAGATGCAGGATTTACCCCAAGAGAATTTTCCACCATAGCAGTATCAGATGGTATAGCGATGGGACATGAGGGCATGAAGTCGTCTTTGGTGTCTCGAGAAATAATTGCGGATTCAATAGAGATAATGGTGCGCGCCCACCAGTATGACGGATTTGTAGGAATTGCCGGGTGTGACAAGAGCCTGCCTGGCACCATGATGGCAATGGCGCGACTAAACCTGCCGTCGATTTTTGTGTATGGTGGTACCATAATGCCTGGAATGCTAAATGGGCAACAGCTCACAGTACAAGATGTGTATGAGGCAGTTGGCGCATATGATGCGGGCAAACTTACGTTAGAGTCTCTGAAAAATATTGAAAACTATGCGTGCCCCACTGCAGGATCTTGTGGCGGCATGTTTACTGCAAATACAATGGCGTCAATTTCTGAAGCACTAGGAATTGCATTGCCTGGCAGTGCTTCTCCGCCTGCTGAGGATGAAAGACGAGAGAAGATGGTGTATGATACCGGCGTTGCATGCGTGCAGGCTTTGAAAAACAACATCCGACCACGTGATATTTTGACATTTGAGGCATTTGAGAATGCTATAACAATACTAAACGCAATTGGCGGCTCTACAAATGCAATATTGCATTTGCTGGCAATATCTCATGAGGCCAAGGTAAAGCTGACCTATGAGGATTTTGAGAGAATTCGAAGAAAAGTACCGCATGTTGCGGATTTGAAACCTGGTGGAATGTATGTAATGAATGATCTGGACAAAGTTGGCGGCGTTCCATTGATGCTAAAGAAATTGCTTGACAGAAAGTTACTGCACGAAAATGTACTGACTATAACCGGCAAAACAATGAAACAAAACTTGGATTCTATTGTGTTGCCGCCATCAAATGACGATATTGTAAAGCCGATGGCAAACCCACTACACAATACTGGAACTGCTGTAATTCTGAAAGGTTCACTGGCCCCAGACGGCGCCGTAGTAAAGATGTCTGGTGTAAAAATCACTAAATTCACTGGAAAAGCCAAGTGTTTTGATAGGGAGGAATTAGCATTTGATGCAGTATCGCAGAATGAAATCAAGGAAGGAGACGTGGTTGTTATTAGATATGAGGGTCCAAAGGGCGGTCCTGGGATGAGAGAGATGTTGGCAGTCACTGCTGCACTGGTAGGCCAAGGCCTTGGAGAAAAAGTGGCAATGGTAACAGATGGCAGGTTTTCAGGTGCAACTCGAGGATTTATGATTGGTCATGTGGCGCCAGAAGCCTTTGTTGGTGGAAACATTGCCTTGGTTCAAGACGGTGATGAAATCACCATAGACACAGAAACCAACACGATTGATCTGCATATTTCATCTGATGAAATGGAAAACAGGAGAAAAGCCTGGAAGCCACGCAAACCAAACTATGAATCGGGTGCTTTGGCAAAATATGCCTCACTAGTAGGTTCTGCAGCACAGGGTGCTGTGACTAGTCCTGTTTGGTAA
- a CDS encoding protein-disulfide isomerase, which translates to MGENRDSRREKERENYASKQKSQKQKNTLIAAGIFAVIIAIIAFASYHYYEKLTLTGTQMSGPPGAGKLGDEHEHAAILVRIFGDKFDFSLPDYQVKSPYIHFESQNGDTIHRHASNVPLGFLFKSIKIGFDDECFVFPDKKPEHTFCNNEDYSLKFYVNHEKVPTLSDYVLKEDDRILVLYGNENQTQVDNYLMELDGLFIEKQ; encoded by the coding sequence ATGGGCGAAAACCGAGACTCCCGACGTGAAAAAGAGCGGGAAAACTATGCTTCCAAGCAAAAGTCACAAAAACAGAAAAACACGCTCATCGCAGCAGGCATTTTTGCCGTAATAATTGCAATTATCGCATTTGCGTCATACCATTATTATGAAAAACTCACTTTAACTGGCACCCAAATGTCAGGCCCACCTGGCGCTGGAAAACTGGGTGATGAGCACGAGCACGCAGCAATTCTGGTCAGAATATTTGGCGATAAGTTTGACTTTTCACTGCCGGACTATCAGGTAAAGAGCCCCTACATCCACTTTGAGAGCCAAAATGGCGACACAATCCACAGACACGCATCAAATGTACCACTAGGCTTTCTCTTCAAGTCAATCAAGATAGGCTTTGATGATGAATGCTTTGTGTTCCCAGACAAAAAGCCAGAGCACACATTCTGCAATAACGAGGATTATTCGCTCAAATTCTATGTGAACCACGAAAAGGTGCCAACACTGAGCGACTATGTTCTCAAAGAGGACGACAGAATCCTAGTGCTATACGGCAATGAAAACCAGACTCAGGTGGACAACTACCTAATGGAACTAGACGGCCTGTTTATCGAAAAGCAATAG